One genomic segment of Agromyces intestinalis includes these proteins:
- a CDS encoding DMT family transporter has protein sequence MDPDLTDLGEQIALDPQQFIGIPLALIGAVFLSLGAQFQHRGVVKVESHTTDTLGKGLNGKQLMLLLARPSWVIGTLMLGLAIVFQLTSLYFAPLIVVQPLGAIALVITSIVNSKVNHVQLNRTSITAIVMCVGGVFLFVGVAAFTAVDKPVTERQLAVILIVLAIVLVLAGLAFAFFRRSIRAIFYVLLAGVLYGFVATLAKVIIGRIQQGEFEWLTLLCVIALLAATALGAYFVQNAYASGPPDLVIAGLTVVDPLVAVVIGIVVLGEASQAPPWAMVVFAVTGVIAVWGVFLLARSHPQTRL, from the coding sequence GTGGATCCCGACCTGACCGACCTGGGTGAGCAGATCGCGCTCGACCCGCAGCAGTTCATCGGCATCCCGCTGGCACTGATCGGTGCGGTCTTCCTCTCGCTCGGGGCGCAATTCCAGCACCGCGGCGTCGTGAAGGTCGAGTCGCACACCACCGACACGCTCGGCAAGGGGCTGAACGGCAAGCAGCTCATGCTGCTGCTCGCCCGGCCGTCGTGGGTCATCGGCACGCTCATGCTGGGCCTCGCGATCGTCTTCCAGCTCACGAGCCTGTATTTCGCGCCGCTGATCGTCGTGCAGCCGCTCGGGGCGATCGCCCTCGTCATCACGTCGATCGTCAACTCGAAGGTGAACCACGTGCAGCTGAACCGCACGTCGATCACCGCGATCGTGATGTGCGTCGGCGGCGTGTTCCTGTTCGTCGGCGTCGCCGCCTTCACCGCGGTCGACAAACCGGTGACCGAGCGGCAGCTCGCGGTGATCCTCATCGTGCTCGCCATCGTGCTCGTGCTGGCCGGGCTCGCGTTCGCCTTCTTCCGGCGAAGCATCCGCGCGATCTTCTACGTGCTGCTCGCCGGCGTGCTCTACGGCTTCGTGGCCACCCTCGCGAAGGTCATCATCGGGCGCATCCAGCAGGGCGAGTTCGAGTGGCTGACGCTCCTCTGCGTGATCGCGCTGCTCGCGGCGACCGCGCTCGGCGCGTACTTCGTGCAGAACGCCTACGCGTCGGGGCCGCCCGACCTCGTGATCGCCGGCCTGACCGTGGTCGACCCGCTGGTCGCGGTCGTGATCGGCATCGTCGTGCTGGGCGAGGCATCCCAGGCGCCGCCGTGGGCGATGGTCGTCTTCGCCGTCACCGGGGTGATCGCCGTGTGGGGCGTGTTCCTGCTCGCCCGGAGCCATCCGCAGACCAGGCTCTGA
- the def gene encoding peptide deformylase yields the protein MAVLPIRITGDPVLHAPALPVEQIDDEVRTLVADMFETMDAAPGVGLAAPQVGVALRLFTFGWTDDDTEWRGVAINPELWLSPTEPGAPDPDTESEGCLSFPGERFGLRRAERAVLRATNLDGERYEIEAEGWLARIFQHEYDHLDGVLYTDRLSDRDQRIVAKITKKLDWGKPGRQWVPGIDDIEA from the coding sequence ATGGCCGTCCTCCCGATCCGGATCACCGGCGACCCCGTGCTGCACGCCCCCGCCCTGCCCGTCGAGCAGATCGACGACGAAGTCCGCACCCTCGTCGCCGACATGTTCGAGACCATGGACGCCGCCCCGGGTGTCGGTCTCGCCGCCCCGCAGGTCGGCGTGGCGCTGCGACTCTTCACCTTCGGCTGGACCGACGACGACACCGAGTGGCGCGGCGTCGCCATCAACCCCGAGCTGTGGCTCTCCCCCACCGAGCCGGGCGCGCCCGACCCCGACACCGAGTCTGAGGGGTGCCTCTCGTTCCCGGGCGAACGGTTCGGGCTCCGGCGGGCCGAGCGCGCGGTCCTGCGCGCCACGAACCTCGACGGCGAACGCTACGAGATCGAGGCCGAGGGGTGGCTCGCGCGCATCTTCCAGCACGAGTACGACCACCTCGACGGGGTGCTCTACACCGATCGACTCAGCGACCGCGACCAGCGCATCGTCGCGAAGATCACGAAGAAGCTCGACTGGGGCAAGCCCGGTCGCCAGTGGGTGCCGGGCATCGACGACATCGAGGCCTGA